The genome window CCGGTGGCCGCGGCCCTGGTGGTCTCGGCCAACCATCTGATCCAGGCCGGGCGGGCCGGGCCGGTGATCAGCCGGACGATCGCCGGGCGGAAGGTCCTCATCGACCCGGGGCACGGCGGCATCGATCCCGGGGTGGTCTCCGGCGACCTCCAGGAGAAGGACTTCACCCTGGCCATCTCGCTGCAACTGAAGAAGCTATTCATGGAGGCCGGGGTGCCCGTCCTCCTGACCCGGGAAACCGACACGGACCTGTGCTATTCCCAGGAAGCGGCGGAGGCCGGGCGGCGCAAGAAGTTGGACCTGAGGACCAGGGTCAGCGTGACCGAGAGCTCCGGGGCCGACGTCTACCTCGGCATCCACGTCAATGGGTCCAACTCCTCCCAGTGGAATGGTCCGCAGACCTTCTACTGCAGCCAGGCCAACGCCCTCAGCGGCCGGTTGGCCGTCCTCATTCAGGAAGAGATGGCCCGCCTGAGCCCGACCCAGCGGCAGGCCATCGACACCACCGGCCAGTACATGCTGAAGACCCTCAAGGTCCCGGCGGTCACCGTCGAGGTCGGCTTCCTCAGCAACGCCAAGGACACCGCCCAGTTGGTCCAGCCGGAGCACCAGCGCAAGTTGGCTTGGGCCATCTTCACCGGGACGGTTCGCTTCTTCGCCGAGGAACCCAAGGCGCCGGGTGCCGGGCCGCCCGACCCCTGAAGCAGGCCAGCAACCGGCAGGCACGCCCCGAGGCCAGGAGAGACGGACGCCGCCCAACCGCGCCGCCCCTTGTGGGCGGCCTTCTCGTATTACGGCCCGGCGTCGGGCAAGACTAAACCGGAAGGACTTGCCGAAAAGGGCAGCCTTTGGGCCATCCATCACGGCTCGGGACCCGAACAAGGAGGGGTTTTGTGTGTCAGAGGTGCGCGTGGTCCACTGGGGGCTCGGGGCCATGGGCGGAGGCATGGTCCGCCTGGTCGCCCAGAAGAAGGGCCTGAGAAGCGTCGGGGCGGTGGCCAGGACACC of Bacillota bacterium contains these proteins:
- a CDS encoding N-acetylmuramoyl-L-alanine amidase, translated to PVAAALVVSANHLIQAGRAGPVISRTIAGRKVLIDPGHGGIDPGVVSGDLQEKDFTLAISLQLKKLFMEAGVPVLLTRETDTDLCYSQEAAEAGRRKKLDLRTRVSVTESSGADVYLGIHVNGSNSSQWNGPQTFYCSQANALSGRLAVLIQEEMARLSPTQRQAIDTTGQYMLKTLKVPAVTVEVGFLSNAKDTAQLVQPEHQRKLAWAIFTGTVRFFAEEPKAPGAGPPDP